In the Candidatus Eisenbacteria bacterium genome, one interval contains:
- a CDS encoding PIG-L family deacetylase — translation MRRVTFRLLLPAVLVLALSGVSQSPACADARPRDIMDAAELRLALSKLRVVGSVLFVAAHPDDENTALLAYLSRERKMRTGYLSCTRGDGGQNLLGTETGSLLGVIRTQELLAARRVDGAEQFFTRAVDFGYSKSPEETLRIWGHDSVLADMVWVIRTFRPDVIIARFPATGEGGHGHHTASGILTGEAFEAAADPSRFPDQLRFTGAWRAKRLFWNAWTPGSRDKADLREARYLSLDVGAYSPLLGKSYSEIAAESRSQHKSQGFGSAERRGSLPVSFYPLAGDTASARDILDGVDLTWKRIPGGDAVDAALADAERAFDPAKPAAALPALLRARAAMGRLPSEPLVDAKRRELLEVIRSCAGLWLEAVATESEVPAGESFTVRVSALNRSEFPLKLERVEALSGADTLTLVTGSAALGAPLAFNRPAQLEERIALPAAAAHSEPYWLGEAPSPGLFHVGDPRKIGSPENLPAVTLGLVLSAGADTLNFPVPVVYRWTDPVAGERYRPFSIVPRVTLRLDRGVYVFPDRDPREVRVTARDAGRGSAGRVSLALPSGWKSDPASVEVKLSKLAPEQECLFTVTPNGTPASGALGAVLESPAGRETHGRVVIDYPHIPTQVVFPQAEARFVRLDLATAGSSVAYIMGSGDQVPEVLSQLGYRVSLLSDADVETGDLSVFDAVVTGVRAYNTRPRLRILQPRLLEYVRQGGTLLVQYCTADEGLVDRLGPYPFKISRDRVTVEEAPVGMPPGGHALLDGPNMITPSDFDGWVQERGLYFANPWDAKYETPLACHDPGEPDRAGGLLYARYGKGVFMYSAYAWFRELPAGVPGALKLFANQVSAGRAAKR, via the coding sequence ATGCGACGTGTCACCTTCCGGCTGCTACTGCCTGCGGTTCTTGTGCTTGCCCTGTCGGGCGTGTCCCAGTCCCCGGCCTGCGCCGACGCGCGTCCCCGCGACATCATGGACGCCGCCGAGTTGCGCCTGGCGCTCTCCAAGCTGCGGGTGGTGGGCAGCGTGCTGTTCGTGGCCGCGCATCCCGACGACGAGAACACCGCGCTCCTGGCGTACCTGTCCCGGGAGCGTAAGATGCGCACCGGCTACCTCTCGTGCACCCGCGGCGACGGCGGGCAGAACCTGCTGGGCACGGAGACCGGCTCGCTGCTCGGCGTCATCCGCACCCAGGAACTGCTGGCCGCGCGGCGGGTGGACGGCGCGGAGCAGTTCTTCACCCGCGCGGTGGACTTCGGGTATTCGAAGAGCCCCGAGGAGACGCTCCGGATCTGGGGCCATGACAGCGTGCTCGCCGACATGGTGTGGGTGATCCGCACCTTCCGCCCCGACGTCATCATCGCCCGCTTCCCCGCCACCGGCGAGGGCGGGCACGGGCACCACACCGCCTCGGGCATCCTCACGGGCGAGGCGTTCGAAGCCGCGGCCGACCCCTCCCGCTTCCCCGACCAGCTGCGATTCACCGGCGCGTGGCGCGCGAAGCGGCTGTTCTGGAACGCGTGGACCCCCGGCAGCCGGGACAAGGCCGACCTGCGCGAGGCGCGCTATCTCTCGCTCGACGTGGGCGCGTACAGCCCGCTGCTGGGAAAGTCCTACAGCGAGATCGCCGCGGAGAGCCGCAGCCAGCACAAGAGCCAGGGCTTCGGCTCCGCCGAGCGCCGGGGGAGCCTGCCGGTGTCCTTCTACCCGCTGGCCGGTGACACCGCCTCGGCGCGCGACATCCTGGACGGCGTGGACCTGACCTGGAAGCGCATCCCGGGGGGCGATGCGGTGGACGCGGCCCTGGCGGACGCGGAGCGCGCCTTCGACCCCGCGAAGCCCGCCGCGGCGCTGCCCGCCCTGCTGCGGGCCCGCGCGGCGATGGGCCGGCTGCCCTCCGAGCCGCTGGTGGACGCGAAGCGCCGCGAACTCCTGGAGGTCATCCGCTCCTGCGCGGGGCTGTGGCTGGAGGCCGTGGCCACCGAGAGCGAGGTCCCCGCGGGCGAGTCCTTCACCGTGCGCGTCTCGGCGCTCAACCGCTCCGAGTTTCCGCTCAAGCTCGAGCGGGTCGAAGCCCTGTCGGGCGCCGACACGCTGACCCTGGTGACGGGCTCGGCGGCGCTGGGCGCGCCACTGGCGTTCAACCGGCCGGCGCAACTGGAGGAGCGGATCGCGCTTCCGGCCGCCGCCGCCCACTCGGAGCCCTACTGGCTGGGAGAAGCTCCCAGTCCCGGGCTCTTCCACGTGGGAGACCCGCGCAAGATCGGTTCTCCGGAGAACCTCCCGGCGGTGACCCTGGGACTGGTGCTGTCCGCGGGAGCCGACACGCTGAACTTCCCGGTGCCGGTGGTGTACCGCTGGACCGACCCGGTGGCTGGCGAGCGCTACCGCCCCTTCTCGATCGTGCCGCGCGTGACGCTGCGGCTCGACCGCGGCGTGTACGTGTTCCCGGACCGCGATCCCAGGGAAGTCCGCGTCACGGCTCGCGACGCCGGCCGCGGCTCGGCCGGCCGCGTGAGCCTGGCGCTGCCCTCCGGCTGGAAGTCCGATCCGGCTTCGGTGGAGGTGAAGCTCTCGAAGCTGGCGCCCGAACAGGAGTGCCTCTTCACGGTCACCCCCAACGGCACACCCGCCAGCGGCGCGCTGGGAGCGGTGCTGGAATCGCCGGCGGGACGGGAGACTCACGGGCGGGTGGTGATCGACTATCCGCACATTCCCACGCAGGTGGTGTTCCCCCAGGCGGAGGCGCGCTTCGTGCGCCTGGACCTGGCTACCGCGGGCAGCAGCGTGGCCTACATCATGGGCTCGGGTGACCAGGTGCCCGAGGTGCTTTCGCAGCTCGGCTACCGCGTGAGCCTGCTCAGCGACGCGGACGTGGAGACCGGAGACCTGTCGGTCTTCGACGCCGTGGTGACCGGGGTGCGCGCTTACAACACCCGGCCCCGGCTGCGTATCCTGCAGCCACGGTTGCTGGAGTACGTCCGCCAGGGCGGCACGCTGCTGGTGCAGTACTGCACCGCCGACGAGGGGCTGGTGGATCGCCTGGGCCCCTACCCGTTCAAGATCTCGCGCGACCGCGTCACCGTGGAGGAGGCACCGGTCGGGATGCCGCCGGGCGGCCACGCGCTGCTCGACGGGCCGAACATGATTACGCCGTCCGACTTCGACGGCTGGGTGCAGGAGCGCGGGCTCTACTTCGCGAATCCGTGGGACGCGAAGTACGAGACCCCGCTGGCCTGCCACGATCCCGGCGAGCCCGACCGCGCCGGGGGATTGCTCTATGCGCGCTACGGCAAGGGCGTGTTCATGTACTCCGCATACGCCTGGTTCCGGGAGCTTCCGGCGGGCGTGCCCGGCGCGCTGAAACTGTTCGCCAACCAGGTCTCGGCGGGACGCGCGGCGAAGCGATGA
- a CDS encoding sodium:solute symporter, with translation MKPLDWWVLCAALAAMVLYGLWRGRGTRDLGGYLVAGRRMRWPTVALSIMATQASAITFLSTPGQGYADGMRFVQFYFGLPIAMVLLCVTFVPAYRRLNVFTAYQYLEDRFDPKTRSLAAGLFLLQRGLAAGITIYAPALILSVALGWDVRWTILLIGSLVVAYSTFGGTRAVGHTHVLQMAIIWGGMFTACALVLRSLPPDVSLPEAMRATGALGKLRAVDFSFDPNNRYNVWSGLIGGLFVALSYFGTDQSQVTRYLSGQSVRQGRIGLLVNGLVKVPMQFGILFLGTLVFAFYLFVAPPLCFNPVETARVRAGALGAEYRTVESAHATAAAVRAGRARELIAAQRSGLPSRVGEARIALRRAEADLQALRGRGAALIRRSDPAAQAGDTNYIFLTFVLRFLPAGVVGLVLAAVFAASMSSTSSELSSLASTSMVDVYKRWIRPGPEMAGDVAVSRLLMLGWGAFAVGFAQFADRLGSLIEAVNILGSLFYGTILGIFLVAFHVKRVGGTAVFWAALAAEAAVILCFRFTKISWLWYNVVGCLLVIGLGVVVQTLMGRSGRERAASSP, from the coding sequence ATGAAGCCCCTCGACTGGTGGGTGCTGTGCGCCGCCCTCGCGGCCATGGTGCTCTACGGGTTGTGGCGCGGGCGCGGCACGCGCGACCTGGGAGGCTACCTGGTCGCCGGGCGGCGCATGCGCTGGCCCACGGTGGCGCTGAGCATCATGGCCACCCAGGCCAGCGCGATCACCTTCCTTTCCACCCCCGGCCAGGGCTACGCGGACGGAATGCGCTTCGTGCAGTTCTACTTCGGGCTGCCGATCGCCATGGTCCTGCTGTGCGTGACCTTCGTGCCGGCCTACCGGCGCCTGAACGTGTTCACTGCCTACCAGTACCTGGAAGATCGCTTCGACCCCAAGACCCGCTCGCTCGCCGCAGGGCTGTTCCTGCTCCAGCGCGGGCTTGCGGCGGGGATCACCATCTACGCCCCCGCCCTGATCCTCTCCGTGGCCCTGGGCTGGGACGTGCGCTGGACCATCCTGCTCATCGGCTCGCTGGTGGTGGCCTACAGCACCTTCGGCGGGACCCGCGCGGTGGGACACACCCACGTGCTGCAGATGGCCATCATCTGGGGCGGGATGTTCACCGCCTGCGCACTGGTGCTGCGCTCCCTCCCGCCCGATGTGTCGCTCCCCGAGGCCATGCGTGCCACCGGTGCCCTGGGCAAGCTGCGGGCGGTGGACTTCTCCTTCGATCCCAACAACCGCTACAACGTGTGGTCCGGGCTGATCGGGGGGCTGTTCGTGGCGCTGTCCTACTTCGGCACCGACCAGTCACAGGTGACCCGCTATCTCTCCGGTCAGTCCGTTCGCCAGGGCCGCATCGGACTGCTGGTGAACGGCCTGGTGAAGGTGCCGATGCAGTTCGGGATCCTGTTCCTGGGCACGCTGGTGTTCGCGTTCTACCTGTTCGTCGCACCCCCGCTGTGTTTCAACCCGGTGGAGACGGCCCGGGTGCGCGCGGGGGCGCTGGGCGCGGAGTACCGGACCGTGGAGTCGGCGCACGCCACGGCGGCTGCGGTGCGCGCGGGCCGGGCACGCGAACTGATCGCGGCCCAGCGCTCGGGTCTCCCCTCCCGCGTGGGAGAGGCCCGAATCGCGCTGCGACGCGCCGAAGCCGACCTGCAGGCGCTTCGCGGGAGGGGCGCGGCGCTGATCAGGCGCTCCGACCCGGCGGCGCAGGCCGGGGACACCAACTACATCTTCCTCACCTTCGTGCTGCGCTTCCTGCCCGCGGGCGTGGTGGGCCTGGTGCTGGCGGCGGTGTTTGCCGCGTCCATGTCCTCCACCTCCTCGGAGCTGAGCTCGCTGGCGTCCACGTCCATGGTGGACGTGTACAAGCGCTGGATCCGGCCCGGCCCCGAGATGGCCGGGGACGTCGCAGTCTCACGTCTGCTGATGCTGGGCTGGGGCGCGTTCGCCGTGGGCTTCGCGCAGTTCGCCGACCGGCTGGGCTCGCTGATCGAGGCCGTCAACATCCTGGGCTCGCTCTTCTACGGCACCATCCTGGGGATCTTCCTGGTGGCCTTCCACGTGAAGCGCGTCGGGGGCACCGCGGTGTTCTGGGCGGCGCTCGCGGCGGAGGCGGCGGTGATTTTGTGCTTCCGGTTCACGAAGATCTCGTGGCTCTGGTACAACGTGGTGGGCTGCCTGCTGGTGATCGGGCTGGGGGTGGTCGTGCAGACCTTGATGGGGCGGTCGGGGCGGGAGCGCGCAGCGTCTTCACCGTGA
- a CDS encoding DUF2911 domain-containing protein, with protein MKIPALVSRVATTVFLAAALLVPAAGAAVRTPRISPDATLVQTIGVTDVTLTFSRPGVKGRVIWGGVVPYDTTWRTGANDATSITFTDPVTINGQPLPAGKYSFFTMPGRETWSIIFSRQKDLWGAYAYNPSEDALRVQAKPEAAEFTEWMDFEFDSLSAKSARLSVRWEKLRVSCNIGVDTDRLLPEKFRAAVAEAKADDWSTPYQAARYCFDNNVGSAEEMNAWLEKSLAVKATLGNQGLKARVLAKAGKKAEAVALGEKAVQEEKARTLKAGETRANTSALEKSIAEWKGK; from the coding sequence ATGAAGATCCCAGCCCTCGTCTCCCGTGTCGCCACAACCGTCTTCCTGGCGGCGGCACTGCTCGTGCCGGCCGCGGGTGCGGCCGTGCGGACCCCGCGCATCAGCCCCGACGCGACCCTGGTGCAGACCATCGGCGTGACCGATGTCACGCTCACCTTCTCGCGCCCCGGGGTGAAGGGCCGCGTGATCTGGGGCGGCGTGGTGCCCTACGACACCACCTGGCGCACCGGCGCCAACGACGCCACCAGCATCACCTTCACCGACCCGGTGACCATCAACGGCCAGCCGCTGCCCGCGGGCAAGTACAGCTTCTTCACCATGCCCGGCAGGGAGACGTGGTCCATCATCTTCAGCCGGCAGAAGGACCTGTGGGGCGCCTACGCGTACAACCCCTCGGAGGACGCGCTGCGGGTGCAGGCGAAGCCCGAGGCGGCCGAGTTCACCGAGTGGATGGACTTCGAGTTCGACTCGTTGTCCGCGAAGTCCGCGCGCCTCTCGGTCCGCTGGGAGAAGCTGCGCGTGTCCTGCAACATCGGCGTGGACACCGACAGGCTCCTGCCGGAGAAGTTCCGTGCCGCGGTGGCCGAGGCCAAGGCGGACGACTGGAGCACGCCCTACCAGGCCGCGCGTTACTGCTTCGACAACAACGTGGGCAGCGCCGAGGAGATGAACGCCTGGCTGGAGAAGTCCCTGGCCGTGAAGGCGACGCTGGGCAACCAGGGACTCAAGGCGCGCGTGCTGGCCAAGGCCGGCAAGAAAGCGGAAGCGGTCGCGCTGGGCGAGAAGGCGGTCCAGGAGGAGAAGGCCCGCACGCTGAAGGCGGGCGAGACGCGGGCCAACACTTCCGCGCTGGAGAAGTCGATCGCGGAGTGGAAGGGGAAGTAG